One segment of Alnus glutinosa chromosome 2, dhAlnGlut1.1, whole genome shotgun sequence DNA contains the following:
- the LOC133861734 gene encoding transmembrane emp24 domain-containing protein p24beta2-like: protein MELWGLRHAVAIVAACLLLTCRGTEGIRFWLEKEECFSHDVKYEGDIVHVSFVVIKRDSRWPQTFGGLDVDLVVKGPSGEQIRDFRDWTGEKFHFVAPNKGVYRFCFTNRSPYHETIDFDVHVGHFALSDEHAKDAHLTPLLEHIAKLDEAINDIYFEQHWLQAQTDRQAIVNDEMSQRAVHKAILESAALVGASVLQVYLLKCLFNRKLGTSMG from the exons ATGGAGTTGTGGGGTTTGAGACATGCAGTGGCGATAGTGGCGGCGTGTTTACTATTGACATGCAGAGGAACCGAAGGGATAAGGTTTTGGTTGGAGAAAGAAGAGTGCTTCTCCCACGATGTCAAGTACGAGGGGGACATTGTTCATGTCTCTTTCGTCGTCATTAAGCGCGATTCGCGCTGGCCTCAAACCTTCGGCGGTCTCGATGTCGATCTCGTC GTAAAGGGACCGAGTGGCGAGCAGATTCGTGATTTTCGTGATTGGACAGGCGAGAAATTTCATTTTGTGGCTCCAAATAAAGGGGTTTATCGTTTCTGTTTCACTAATAGGTCTCCCTACCATGAAACCATTGACTTTGATGTACATGTTGGTCACTTCGCACTCTCTGATGAGCATGCAAAAGATG CTCATTTGACCCCCTTGCTGGAACATATAGCAAAGTTGGATGAAGCCATTAACGATATATATTTTGAACAGCATTGGTTACAAGCTCAGACTGACCGCCAGGCAATAG TTAATGATGAAATGAGCCAGAGAGCAGTCCATAAGGCAATACTTGAATCAGCAGCACTCGTTGGAGCTAGCGTCCTCCAAGTCTACCTTTTGAAATGCTTATTTAATCGGAAACTTGGGACATCTATGGGTTAA